GTATTTTATCAAAAACTATCAAAAATAATAATTAAACATTAAATAAACATAACACTAATTCATTGTAAAGTATCTTTTAGTTGTGAAACTGTAAAAGAAAATAAATCTATACTCTCATTAGACTTAATCATCTCACACTTACCATCAAAGACTATATTATCATTAATAAATATTTTTTTTGCCTTAACATCACCATATATCTTACAACCACTATTTAAATAAACCTTATTACTAGCATTAACATTGCCCTTCAAAATTCCTTCAATTATTAACGTATCGCACATTACTACATCTGTAACAACTTTACTGTTTTTGCCTATAAAAAGTATTCCTCTTTTTGAAAATATCTCACCTTCAAAAGAAGAATCAAGATATAAAGCGCCTTCAAATTTTAACTTCCCCCTAAAAATCAAGCTTGAATCTAGCCTACAATCCCATTTGTAAGAACCTTCAAAATTAACAGGCATTAACTATCCCTTAATGCTCCATACTCGTTCTTTTAAATCTTTCCCTGGACGAAAATAAGCAACATAATGATCATCAACGTTAACATATTCACCTGTTTGAGGATTGCGAGCATTTTGACGACCCTTTCTTTTCCTAAGCTCAAATGTTCCAAAAGATCTAAACTCTATAACCTTATTAAGACAAAGACTATTTTTAAGCTCTTCAAAAAAAGCATCAACTACAAGTCTTATATACTTTTTTTCTAATCTTTCGTTACCATTTTTAATATTTAAAGATATTTGGTCTACAATATCTGATTTAGTAATTTTGGGTCTTCTTGAAAAAGACATAAATTAATTCCTTACCGTAATAACAAAATACTCAAATTTGACTTTTTACGCGCAGCTTTATTCCTATGAATTATTCTTTTCCTAGCAGCAGTATCTAATTTTTTTGCAACAAAATTAAAAAATTTCAAAGCTTCTTCTTTTTTGCCTTCCTTTATAAGACTCCTACAACGTTTCTCTATCGTCTTTAACTCACTCTTAACACTCACATTTCTCAAATTCCGTTTCAAATTCTGACGAGCTCTCTTTAATGATGATGGATTATTGCCCAAACTAAACTCCTTAATGCAGCAAACATGATAATAAATAAATATATCAACTAATCATAATATAGTCAATCATATATTAAGCACAACCATTACAATATTTCTCAATATAAGCAAATACTTTATGTATCGAATAAGACATTCTCTCATTTCTGATATATAACTTTTGAAAAGCACCTTTATGATTATAAATAAAAGACAAATAACTATTTTTACAAAGCCCATAACCATGAATAGACACATTATCAAAAAATTTATAAAAGTATTCTTTCCCAGAAAAGATTTTTCTCTCATAAACAGAATTCTGTCTAAACTCATAAAAAATAACCAAATCTTTAATAACTAAAATATCATCTATCAAAACCTTAATACCAATAAGTAAAATAAGAAAAAATATTATTATACTACTGAATGCAATATAATATACAAGAATGCTAGTTAAGAGTTGAAATAAAAATACCAATAAATAAATACCCGAGATATAATACCTCATTGGAAACTCTTGAGCCTTTGCAATA
The DNA window shown above is from Borrelia anserina Es and carries:
- the rpsT gene encoding 30S ribosomal protein S20; translated protein: MGNNPSSLKRARQNLKRNLRNVSVKSELKTIEKRCRSLIKEGKKEEALKFFNFVAKKLDTAARKRIIHRNKAARKKSNLSILLLR
- a CDS encoding HU family DNA-binding protein, with product MSFSRRPKITKSDIVDQISLNIKNGNERLEKKYIRLVVDAFFEELKNSLCLNKVIEFRSFGTFELRKRKGRQNARNPQTGEYVNVDDHYVAYFRPGKDLKERVWSIKG
- a CDS encoding bactofilin family protein is translated as MPVNFEGSYKWDCRLDSSLIFRGKLKFEGALYLDSSFEGEIFSKRGILFIGKNSKVVTDVVMCDTLIIEGILKGNVNASNKVYLNSGCKIYGDVKAKKIFINDNIVFDGKCEMIKSNESIDLFSFTVSQLKDTLQ